TAATTGTAGATAAAGTATTGTataattgtagttattttgtatatGTTGCTGACAACTTGTTGTGTGTTTTTAATGAATTGTAGGTGAGGGCTTCCATAGAACACATCTATACAGTGATAGATGGTGTGGAGCGCTTTATTGTTTGTCTTCAAAATAAGAGATGTAATTGTGGACAATTCCAGCTTGATGAACTTCCTTGTGCACATGCTTTGGTGGCTTTGAGGCATAGGAATGAGTCTTATAACTGTTGTTCTCCTTATTACACGAGGGAGAGCCTTTTGCTTTATGAAATACCAGTAGATCTGTTGCTTGACGAAAACAAATGGAATGTGCAACAGCATATAGCTGAAAAAGTCGTAATGCCACATACTAGGAAAAGACAGTCAGAGAGACCTCAAAAACAAAGATACAAAGCATATGATGAAGTAAATGCAAAGAAGTACAAGATTTCACGTGGCAACTGCGAACTAGAAATATCTTGTAAGAATACtcccaaaaggaaataaaaattaataaagtCACAAGATTTTTTGATAAATCATGTTGAGATGTTCTGGAGAATTATAATTGAGGTGTAATTGTGTTGATAAATTGAATAAAGACTATCTCCTATAATGAAATATTTTCAACTCTTAATGCAATTGGTTTGTAGTTGTTTTGTTTAATTACCGAGTGTATTTATCTCAGCCTTTCCTAATAACACTGCTTAAAATTGAATAGATTATGTATTTTATATATTAGTAGTAGACATAATTGTAGTTAAGTCGtaaagaaattatatgctaaaAATAACGAAACAAAAGGtaacaaaacaaaacataagTAGTAGAATCAAGTACTAATAACTTTCAACCAAAAAGGCTTTTCCTCGTGTTTTCGATTCTAAGTAGTAGAATCCTGgacaaaataacaaaacaaaaggtaaaaCAATTGTTGCAC
The Nicotiana sylvestris chromosome 11, ASM39365v2, whole genome shotgun sequence DNA segment above includes these coding regions:
- the LOC104245240 gene encoding uncharacterized protein — protein: MTANIAESLNAVTKDARELLVVELLEYIRLLERWTNEKLLKTNGTFTYLGKKIQQRVGGQQDIIAEDESNLYPVRASIEHIYTVIDGVERFIVCLQNKRCNCGQFQLDELPCAHALVALRHRNESYNCCSPYYTRESLLLYEIPVDLLLDENKWNVQQHIAEKVVMPHTRKRQSERPQKQRYKAYDEVNAKKYKISRGNCELEISCKNTPKRK